The genomic stretch AAGTTGATTTGATCCGATTCAATTTTGTAATcaattttagatttttgttgtaatTAGTTAATAAGTCCTCAGATCTTCTAATGTATCTGGACGATTTGTACCCATGATTCATTTTAATGAAATCCTTTATTTTATTTCCAatttcattttgatttgatttcttCAGATTTGGGCTTTAGGGTTTGTAAGGTTGGTGGTGGTGGCCGCCGCTGCAAAGAAGGGGAAGATGAACAGGGTCTTTAAAACCCTAGTTGACTAAGTCAACTATAAAAATAAATTCTTaataacatatataatataaatatttaataataataataaataaaataaaataataaaaacaataataatttcaataattgcagtttcatttttagtccttcgtgggttttggcaacggttttagctggctttggcaacgatttttttataaaaaccgttgcctaaaggcagggagggactaaaaatgaaagtgtaatatttatagagaccaaaaacttatttaacccataattttattttaactaaatCTAATTACTaactaaaaacaaataaataataattagtaTAAAAGATTAatcgaattttttttttaattaagatttGGTTTATAATATCAATTAATTAGAATCAACAATAATtactaaataataattttaataaaatcagtatttttaataaaatcatcATAAGAATTATGCATTTTAATAAAATcaacaatttttaataaaattattaagaagtaataatttttgaattaataaattaGTAGTGTTAAGCTATATAgataaaaaaaaatcctaaatgggCCTAAACTCAAATTGAAcccaaatgattttttttaaaaaaaacacccCTCTATTCTGAATTATGGAGAAAGATTTAAGAATGAGCTTGACAATCAAAATGTCAAGCCCCCTAATTTAATATACACCCCTTTGGAACCCTGTGGATTTGCAATACATCCCGATTTATAAGACGTAATTGCGGtgaggcaaattttagggtatgacagttgcccctatttaattaccctcGGATCTAAGAGCGTGAGGATACGCATTAATGTGTCGAGGTGCTTCTTATATTTacctttgattgtttgttttCCAAAGctctcttttttaaaaaaaaaaccttatttCTATTGGCGCCCCAAAATAATTTCAGCATTAAGCTTATGAGAGAATAAACGTTTTATTTTCGCAAATGGTATGAAAACAGAAGAAATAGAAGTTGATGACATAGAAAGATGATGTTTAATTGGATAAATTGAAACTTTGCGTTTTATTAATGAACTTTGCCTTTTAATAGGCGAGAGTACAAGAAATAGTCTTTGAAATGAcaatagaaagaaagaaaaatgacaaaatgaaaaatattgataCTGTTGTTGCTTTTTGATGGCTCTGGTAACCTTGCTTCCGAAGATAGACGATTGCACGAATTCCTATCCTTTGTAGTTATCAGAGTATATTACTTGCTTCGTGATTTGTGCTTTTGGTTAAGCATAGTATTTCTTGACCGCATCAGCATTGATAGGATGCGGTAACTCGTCTCCATCCATTGTTGTGAGGACGAGCGCTCCACCTGAGAAGACtgtttttacaatgtatggaccttcATAATTAGGAGTCCATTTCCCACATGAGTCAATGCGGGGTAACAAAATCTTCTTAAGAACTATTTCTCCTTCATGAAAAGTCCGGGGATGAACTTTCTTATCGAATGCTTTCTTCATTCGCTTTTGATACAAACTGTTCGTGACACAAAGTTGTCAGACGCTTCTCTTCAATGATATTAAGCTGATAAAAAtgggtttttacccattccgactcTTCGAGTTTTAAGTCCTCCAGGACTCGTAGTGAGGGAATTTCcacttcgattgggagaactgatTCCATACCATAGACCAGGGAGAATGGTGTTGCTCCTGTGGAAGTTCGCACAGATGTTCTATAACCATGCAGGGTGAAGGGCaacatttcgtgccaatccttataCATCTTCACCATCTTTTGCACtttctttttgatgtttttattggcagcttcaACTTCCCCATTCATCTcgggtcgatatggagaagaattatgattcTCGGTTTTGAACTCTTTGCATAATTccttcatcatgttattgtttaaattggacccattatcggtgataattcTATTGGGAACCCCATAGCggcagatgatgttatgcttgataaagcgagtgactacttgtctcatTACATTCGTGTAGGAGGCAGCTTTGACCCATTTAGTAAAGTAGTCTATAGCAACCAATATGAACATGTGCCCGTTAGaggccttgggttcaatcattcctatcatatcaataccccacattgcaaacggcCAAGGTGAGCTCGGAACATTTAGAGGATTTGGTGGCACATGTATATTGTCAGTGTAGATTTGGCATTTATGACATGTCCTTGCATATTGAAAACAATCAGCTTCTATAGTTATCCAGTAATAACCTACTCATAATATTTTCCTTACCATAGAGTGGCAATTTGCATGAGTTCCAAACGTCCCATCATGGACCTCTTTGATGATctgcttttcttctttttcatccaCACACCTTAGTAGCAATGAGTCATAGTTTCATTTGTATAGTATATCTCCACTCAGGAAGAATTTTGCTACCAACCTTCTCAATATCTTTTTGTCAATCGTGGATGCATTCTCTGGATATTCTTGCCtttccaagtaccttttgatatcaTGAAACCACGGTTTGTCGTCAGGCCGTTCTTCGACAGCAAGACAATAGACAGGCTCTTCAAAGTGCCTAACTGTTATTCGTGGTTTATGATTCGGCCAGGTTACTTTAAACATGGAGGAAAGAGTGGCTAATGCATCTGCCATTTGATTCTCCTCTCTAGGAATGTGACTGAAAGTGATTCTTTCAAATTCAGTTGCTAACTTTAGTATGTGATCCCTATATAGGATTAGCTTAGAATCTCGTGTATCCCACTCTTTATTAAACTGATGAATTACTAGTGCTGAGTCACCATAAACCTCAAGAATCTTGATTCTTATATCAATTGCCGCCTCTATACCCAGGATACATGCCTCGTATTCAGTGATGTTATTAGTGCAGTCAAAACATAATCTTGCTGTGAAAGGTATGTGATAATTATCCGGAGATGTCAAAATTGCCCCCATTCCATGCCCCAGtacatttgatgcaccatcgaatgtaagtgtccatattgccccaggttcaggtccttcattAGGACCTGGTATTTCATAATCTCTTACCCACATGACATTTTCATCAaggaagtcaaacttcattgactgatattcCTCGAGGGGTTGATGAGCGAGATGTTCTGCCAGCACACTCCCTTTGATTTCCTTTTGTGTGACGTATTggatgtcatattcagataataGCATTTGCCATCTGGAAATTATGCCTGTGAGGGCCTGCTTTTCAAACACATACTTCAAAGGATCCATTCTTGATATTAACCATGTAGTATGAGTCAACATATATTGTCGTAAAAATTTTGTGGCCCATGCTAGGGCGTAACATGTCTTCTCTAATGGTGAATATCGAGACTCGCAATCAGTGGATTTTTTACTTAGATAATAAATTGCATGCTCCTTTCTGCCATTTTCATCTTGTTGGCCTAATACAcatctgtcgctaccgcgaaaattaacagagtcgccactaacatatttatcctaaaaaggaaaggaatgccagcaaaccacaaaacaaaacaacagtctcacgaccagagaaaagggtaagggagtcggttacgcgaggggaaggtattagcacccctcgcgcccatcgtactcgatggtatccatgctagtgtctaaatctatgggtgtgtaataaatctacgctaatctggactaaaatgaatgcagaatatagggaaaagaaagagttatactcgcacgggccctaccccgctacctacgtatcctttttgaggaatcagaggtaccgtagctcggctaactagtttctgtttgttttatgttttttaggtgaacgagttacattcacactccgctgcttgacttttggagacttatgctgggaatggagcagaaataacaagctcttaagaaaagaaaatcaaagagtgtggtttgtgttttaaagaatgcatgaggaagacctaagctaagggggaaagcttgctacctaatgttatcatacaaagggtacaagactAAACTAAACTATTAACCTACGGGGAGAAACGAATgca from Vicia villosa cultivar HV-30 ecotype Madison, WI linkage group LG4, Vvil1.0, whole genome shotgun sequence encodes the following:
- the LOC131597430 gene encoding uncharacterized protein LOC131597430, with protein sequence MGAILTSPDNYHIPFTARLCFDCTNNITEYEACILGIEAAIDIRIKILEVYGDSALVIHQFNKEWDTRDSKLILYRDHILKLATEFERITFSHIPREENQMADALATLSSMFKVTWPNHKPRITVRHFEEPVYCLAVEERPDDKPWFHDIKRYLERQEYPENASTIDKKILRRLVAKFFLSGDILYK